The genome window CGATTAAAGAGACACTGTGGAAGGTTACTGACCAATACGGAGGATAAAGGTGAGGGAGGATATGGATTATTTTCTGACAGAGGAGCAAAAGAATATCCGGGCGCTGGCCAGGAGGATCGCTGAGGAAAAAGTGGTCCCCGTAAGGGCTGAGCTTGATGAAACAGGGACATTCCCCTGGGACATCATGAAGACATGCGCCGAAACAGGGCTCTTTGGTGTCAGTATCCCTGAAGAGTACGGCGGAATGGGCGGCGGCACCTTTGAAAACTGTGTCGTTGTGGAAGAGCTGAGCACGGCCTGCCTTGGTGTCTCTGTGAGCTATGCTGCGAGCCTCCTGGGTGCGTACCCTATTTTACTTGGTGGTTCAGAGGCGCAGAAAAAGAAATACCTGGCCGAGATAGCGAGCGGTAAAAGACTCGGCGCTTTTGCATTGACAGAGGCAAATGCCGGGAGTGATGCCCAGGGCATAAGGACCGAGGCAACAAAGGCCGGCAATGATTACATCCTGAACGGTACCAAGCAGTGGATAACAAATGGCGGTGAGGCGGAGATCTATACTGTCATAGCCATGACGGACAGGAAAAAAGGCGGAAGAGGAGCAACGGCCTTTATCGTGGAAAAGGGCATGGAGGGTTTTTCCTTTGGGAAAAAGGAGAACAAACTTGGCATACGGGCCTCTGCCACAAGGGAACTGGTATTTCAGGATTGCAAAGTTCCTGCTGA of Syntrophorhabdaceae bacterium contains these proteins:
- a CDS encoding acyl-CoA dehydrogenase family protein, with the protein product MDYFLTEEQKNIRALARRIAEEKVVPVRAELDETGTFPWDIMKTCAETGLFGVSIPEEYGGMGGGTFENCVVVEELSTACLGVSVSYAASLLGAYPILLGGSEAQKKKYLAEIASGKRLGAFALTEANAGSDAQGIRTEATKAGNDYILNGTKQWITNGGEAEIYTVIAMTDRKKGGRGATAFIVEKGMEGFSFGKKENKLGIRASATRELVFQDCKVPAENVIGREGMGFILAMRTFDRTRPGIGAQAVGVARSALDAAVHYAREREQFEKKIISFQAIQHMLADMATQVEAARALVYAVARYIDSNPRDFSKVSAMSKVFPSDVAMKVVVDALQVFGGYGYMKEYPVEKMMRDAKILQIYEGTNQIQRNVIALELIKEAASKRRS